The DNA sequence TGTTGTCACTTTGACTTGAAGGTCTGAATTATTAGCTAGAGTTTGCCTGAATGCCACGAGGAGCTGGGTTTGTGCTGCACTCAGTTTATTTCTTGTACCGCTGATGTTCACATTTGGATGAAACTGTCTGAGTTCAACTTACAACCAGCTACAGACCTGATCACAGTAGAACAGTGGAACATTCAGCTATTGTTTGGTCCATCTTTATTGTAGTAAACTGAGAAACTCTAGTGTTCCTGaacagcagatttaaataacagtaaaaagtCTTCGAGCTCTGGTTGGTCTGTGCTCACCATAACTAGGAGGAGAAAACACAGCGTTTAAATTCGACTTCTTCAGATGGAAAAAGTTCCACGTGTAGCATTCGTTTTGTAAACATGCATGCTGGACTGGAAAGCCCTATCCTGAATATTTTCTACATGTACCTTTAAACCCCAAGAACGAATCTGTCTACTTTTCTGTTAACTTCCAAATGTTTACCTTTAACATTTACTGATGGTTGTTATTTATTTGAACAAAGCTGAAGTTTATTTCTGTGCTGTAAAGATCCACTTCTGACAGATCCGTCTCCTGTTGCTCAGCAGGTCCTGCTAACATGTAGCGTTAGCGCCATTTAGCTGCTGTTCTAGAGCTTTTACCATCTGCCATAGTCTTCATGAAGATGTcctgattctgattctggttTCTGTCTTTCAGCCGGATCCCGTCAGGATCCAGATCCAGGTTCCTcccaaacaggaaatgaagcCCGTCGCCCAGCAGAAAACTGTTGCTGTCAGTCATCCGCAGGTGAAGCTGCCAGCCAACGGCAGCGTAAGCAATGCTCAGATCATCCACCTCCAGCCTGTGGTTGGTCAGCAGGGTCAGCAGTTCTTCCTGCAGCAGAATCCAGGTGATCCGCCAATCCAGCTCCTACTGCAGAGCCCCGCCCCCGTTGTAGGTTCTCTGCTCCCACTGGTCCACAAGCTGACGGGTCAGACGACCACAGCGAGTGCTGCCTCCAGTCTGGGCCAGAAACCAGCATCGTCGCCCATCAGAGTCCCGATCACCTCCACCGTTAAGACGTCCCCAACTATAATTAAGACCCCGCCCACCATTGTTAAAACTGTTAGCATTCCATTAATTAAAACCCCTGCTAACAGCACGGCGACTGTTGCTGGTAAAAGTCCCATTAAACCACCTACAGTCATCACAACAGTCCCAGTTCAGACCACACCTGCTGCTCGACCCGTCACAGTGACCGCACGCCCTGTAGCCCCGCCCCCAGCAAGGGACCGAGAGcgagaaaaagagaagaagttgaagaagagggagaagaaggCGGTGAAAGTCCAAACCCGATCCGGTCGGGTGTCCAGACCGCCCAAGTACAAAGCCAAAGACTACAAATTCATAAAGACGGAGGACCTCGCTGACAGCCACCAGTCCGACTCTGACGACTACTCCGACATGagcgtggaggaggaggaggacggcgAGGGCGGGAAGAAGGATGGCCCTGCCCCCGGCAGCTCTGCCTCCCTCACCTACAGCCACAAATCTCGTTCCCACCGCTGCCAGACCTGCGACAAAGCTTACATCGGCCCCGGGGGCCTGAACCGGCACTACAAACTGAACCCGACCCATGGAGAACCTGAACCGCCTGACAGCACGCCGCCCCTCCCTGGCCAATCAGAGGAGACCACAGCAGGAGCTGCCAGAGACAAagagcagaaggaggaggagaagaagaaggaggacaaACCTGCTGCCATGGCAACAAACAGAGTGAGGCAACCATCCAGCAATCATCCACTATTAATGGTTTGTCTCGGTTTTAAATTAACCAGTTCACATGGTGTCGGCTTGTCTTCAGGTGGAGGTTGgtccagcaccagcagcaggacTCAGGGGCCTCCATCATCGGGGCCCCGGCCGTCCCAGAGGCCGAGGTAGAGGCCGGGGCCGCGGTCGAGGGCGGGGCCGATCACTGGGACCGCCTCCCAAGGTGAGTCAGCTCCACAGGCTGAAGTCAGAAAACATTACCTGGGACAGATCACACCTGTACAATGGATCAGGTTTATGTTTGCTGTGTTCTTCAAGACCAGTCGCTCAGGTGCCTAATCTGTGAATGTGATTGGTTGATTCTTTCAGGTGACGATGGGGATTGTGAGTAGGCGGGGTCGCCGCGGTCGACCACCAAAGCTCGGCATCACTACGGTAACTACAGAGCAGCAGGCGGAGCGGAGACGAGACCGACTGCAGGAGGTAAGATGGAGAAAGTGCCGACAGGACCGTCAAAATAAAAGATACACATTTCTAATTGGTGTTTCCATGGCGACAGCTGGTGGAGCAGTGTGAGGATGAGGAGCTGATGGACGTTGTTTTTCCTCGTTTGACCAAAGTGTTGAGTCTGTGGGAGATGCTGCAGGCGAAGGTACACACCTGAGTTTTACATTATAACACCCGAACAAATATAATGTCTTTATTATTTCCCCCGTGTATTAATGAAATAGTTAATCAGCAAATGTCTTTAGCAAACAGCAGTGACCAGGGAGGACATTTCATTCTTCAAAGTGTTATCATAAGAGaggtcaagtttttttttcctccaatctgatacaaataattaatttttagtATCTACCAATACCAAATCTCAGTTCCTGTTGGCAAGCAGAGTGCATTGTCGGAGTGTAGCTagcaaggggcaccatgacaaacatttctgttctgcttaatgacctccaaccagaggtttttttgtattaaaacaaaCTGGGTTTAAAGGACAGTCTTTAAATACCCCAGTGGAATATGTAACAGGTAGATATTGGGGTTGATTGGCGgcggttagcaccgtcgcctcacAGCTCCCGATCTGGGAACATTcattctgtgtggagtttgttcCCCCTGTGTGGGTTCTCaacaggttctccaggttcctcccacagtccaaacacatgctgaggttcattctaaattgtccgtagaaGTCTCTGTGATGGACAGATTACCTGACCAAGTgaacctgccttcaccctcagtcagtcCTACAGAGGATATAGTGAGTGTATAGACAATAGATCGATGGATGATAATCCTGGTTAAAGCAACAGGTGTGGCCAGAGGGCATTAATCATCACAGAAGACTTTATCGTGGATGTAAACAAGGGTTTGGGCCGATACCAGTTAAGAAATGCCTTAATTAACCCTGATCCTGATGTTTGGGATTAGATCAGGACATCACTACTTATTATATTGATGCTGCTTCACTAAACACCTCCGGCTGATTCTCTTTTTACATAGAGTCTTAAAGTTCTGAAGAACTCGTCCTTTCTCAGGTGTTGTTCTCCTCAGACATGTTATTTCTCAGGTGTTTCTGAGAATTTGTTCTCTGTCCTCTTCCTGTTGTAGGTGGAGCGTGGTGGTCCGGTTCGGACTCGTTTTCCAGACATTTACCGTGAGTTTGAGTCCCTGCAGACTCAGGTGAGACAAGCTGCCCAGGAGTACATCAGCAGCCCGCTGGGCGGAGCCTCACCTCTGGAGGTCCGGAACATCGAGGTGAGTCAGAAGAGACAACAGAGGTGTaactgaaaaatgtgtcatttcagtCCATAGTGGTAATTATTGACATcttttattgtaatatttttatatattacatatttttagtaTGTGAATTTGTGGCGGTTTGCATTTGATGCATTCAGGTAAAACTATCAAAACTTGGTTTTGTAGCCCAGGTTTTCTCAGAAACATTCTGCTGCAGGTCGTATACAGGTAGACACAAGTAAACACAGGTATCCAGGCCTTTATTCTGGACTGTGCTGTGTGTCTCAGGTTGCCAGGTGTCTGGGGATCCTGGACGAGGTCAACAGGATGAAGGTGCTTCCTGGAGCATCGCTCAGCTCCAGTCTGACCAATAAGAACGTCCGATACATGGAGGTAAACTCACTGTCAGCCGGGCTGGTTCTAGGTACATATCAGACCCTGATCTCAGAACCTGGATCTGGTGTCCTCTGATTTAACCGGGGCCGGTTCTGATCCAGGTTCAGTAAAATTTACTCTGAAACTTTTTCTCAGAACTCCAAGATGCTGCCGCCATCAAAGAGGTTCAAGATGGAGAACAGTATTCCAGTTCACCACAACGGCATCGAGACGCCCACAACAGGTACTGCAACTATACTACACTGTACTGCACTGTACTACACTGTGCTACACTGTACTGCAGTAGTATCAGTTCTCCACAGTAATGATTCATTATCGTTCCTGCATGTTGAACTGAAGTGGTTTCATATTTCTTCCTGTTTTCCGTCTTTTCCTTTTAAGGTGGTACAGTGAACGCTATTCCCTCTACTACCCCAGTGACCTCTGTGACCCCTGTTACCCCGGTGACCCCTGTGACCACTGTTACTCCGGCGAATTCCTCTCTGAACTCCTGCTCGGTCTCTGTATCTCCTCTGGTGGTTCCAGGTGAATCCAAGCTGCCGCCCACCTCTGCTGACTCCGCCTCCAGGTGAGCTGACCCCACCCCGCATCCTCTGAGCTCAGGTAGAACAGGTGACCACACAGGTGTGAAGCTGCTGTTCCTCTGTAGGGTCTGGAGCAGATGTTCAGAGCTGatctgttctgtgtttgtgatgtCCTCAGCTCCTCTGGCTCCACCCCTGTGACACTGAACTCCGCCCACGTTCCAGCTGCTGCCACGCTCATGGAGGATAGCccaggtgaggaggaggggcTTCTGCCACTGCAGCAGGACCAGGTGTTGAGCTCCAATGACATCGCAGCTCAGGTGTCTGAGCTGGAGAAAGCTCTGGGTTCCAGCCCTGAGAGAAGCGCCGACACTAAGACACTCGAGTCCGGACCCGTCCAAACATCCGGGTTCGGCTCGGTCCAAACCTTGCCCCCCTCTCAGCCCCGGCAGCAGGACTCCTCCCAGCCCGAGTTTGGCAGCACGGATCCCTGCGAGtccaaagagctgcaggagggTCAGGAGATCTACATCCAGACCGAAGGGCTGACGGTGCAGTTGGCAGAACCCGGGTCGGACGGGATCGTCATCGTGAACGGACCGGACGGCACCACCATGCACATCCAGACCCCGGAGGGCGTCCCCCTGGAGGCGGTCCAGGCCCTGCTGGGCATCGAGGCTTCAGACGGGGCCAAGGCTCCTCAGTAAACCTTCAGCACCATCCAGACACATCTGGActaagcagaaccagaacctgatgTGGACCACATCACAGAGACAGGCACTTTTAAGGTGGTATTTTTAAGGTGTCACCAGACCACCAACACCTGAACCAATCTTAGAGACACCTGGAGGAAGCACCTGCCAGGCTGTCCAATCAGAGTCAGGAGGTTGTGTTCGGTGCTGTTTGCTGCAGTGCCCCCCCTCAGGTCAGCGCCTGTATTACACCCCTGGCTGTAGTTAGCCCAGCAGCCTGCAGGGGGCGCTGATGTGTGGTTAAAGATGTTCAGGGCAGATTGTTCTTCTAAATCTGAACCAGAAGCGAGTCGCTGTTTGTTCAGACTGAAGTTGTTGTTTGAAGCTAGTTTTTTTCATCAGAGCTGCATTCAGAAACCAGAGAGGCCGTTCATCTCTTCACGCCTCAGTTCTCAGTTCCTTTGATTTCTGCTGCTCATATTTAACAGACTGTTACCTGAGACGAGCTCCCGATCAGCAGCGACACCATCAATAACCTGATCAATACGTGGAGGTGGAATCTGATTTGTTCTTGAGACAAGATGACAATCAACTGTAACTTGTCCTCTCTGGGCTGGACAGCCTCAGCCTTGTCGGTCCTTGTCGACTCGTCTGATTGGTCCGTTCGGCTTTCACCTGTGATGACGTCACTGGCGGCCGATCTTCCTGCTGGTTTTAAGGAATCTGGTTGTAAATGtgtaaacttgttttttttttccagtgtttgttcATTCAAAATCTAGAAACTGATTAGTTGAATGTTTATATGTAgataaatctgaaaaacaaagtttaaaaaagttgcactattttattactttttataaAACTCGACACGTTTTCCAGACGTGGACGGAACGTTTGGAGAAGCCACGTGAGGACGGACAGAGGACAGTTTGGAGGGAACCAGACTCATTGATTTGTCATGTTGATGTTTAGTGCAGAATGAATTAAACACGTTTCATTGTTCCTCCAATAAACTGATGTGACAAACTGAGTCCATCTGCTCTTTCTGTCCTCAGACATACTTCTGTCCAAACTAAAACTGTCTTCTGATGTCTACTTGTCCACATTCATTCTGTCTTTTGGTTTTTCAACTTGCTTTGTCCACACCAAACCTGTCTTCAGATGTCTTTCTGTCTTCTAACTCAGTCTGTCTAAACTTAAACTGTCCTTTGACGTCTCTGTCAGAACTGAAACTGTCTTATGTCTTTTCGTCCACATTTGTTCTGTCCTTAAATGTCTTCCTGTCTTCCAACACGGTCTGTCCAAACTGAAATTAACGTTTTCTGTCCTCCAGCTCACTTTTTCAACCCAAACTGTCCTCTGATGTCTTTCTGTCAACACTAAGACAGAATTCTCCAAGGTCGTTCTGTCCTCCAGCTCCCTGCATCCACACAAACTGTCCTGTAACAACTTTTTGTCCTCATTCATTCTGTCCTCAGACCTCATGTCTTCTACCTCAGTCTGTCCAAACTCTTACCTGTTCTTTAAAATTTCTGTCCAAACTAAGGCTGTTCTTTAACATCTTTATGTCTTCCAGCTCAGTCTGTCTAAATTTAAACTGTCTTCTGATGTCTTTCTGTCCACACCAAGATTGTCCTCTGACATGCTTTCTAGCTCAACCAAGTTATTTTCTCACATCTCTGTCCACACTAAGGCTgtcctttaatgtctttctgTCCACATTTATTCTGTCCTCTGAGGTCTTTTTGTCTTCCAGCTCAGTCCATCCACACTGAAACTGTCCTTTAAGGTCTTTTTGTCCACATTAAGCCTGTCTACTGATGTCTTTCTGTCCTCTAGCTCATGTTTTCCATATGAAGACTgtcctttaaccctcgtgtcgtcctgcaggtcaaaattgacccgttttaaagcttgaaaatggaaaaaaaaaataatttcgcagtgaaacttctgatgttcacattttcaacatttttgggaaatctttgaacattttttggtggaaaaaaatgttaaaaatgtttcttaagaacattcacataaaaatcaaccaaaatccagcaaatataagaagttttactgatatatacactatattgccaaaagtattcgctcacctgccttgactcgcatatgaacataagtaacatcccattcctaatccatagggttcaatatgacgtcagtccaccctttgcagctataacagcttcaactcttctgggaaggctgtccacaaggtttaggagtgtgtttatgggaatttttgaccattcttccagaagcacatttgtgaggtcacacactgatgttggaccagaaggtctggctctcagtctctgctctaattcatcccaaaggtgttttatggggttgaggtcaggactctgtgcaggccagtcaagttcatccacaccagactctgtcatcaatgtctttatggaccttgctttgtgcactggtgcacagtcatgttggaagaggaagggaccagctccaaactgttcccacaaagttgggagcatggaattgtccaaaatgtcttggtctgctgaagcattcagagttcctttcactggaactaaggggccaagcccagctcctgaaaaacaagcccacaccataatcccccctccaccaaactttacacttggcacaatgcagtcccacaagtatggttctcctggcaaccgccaaacccagactggtccatcagattgccagatggagaagcgtgattggtcactccagagaaggcgtctccactgctctagagtccagtggtggctgctttacaccactgcatcccacgctttgcattgcacttggtgatgtatggcttggatgcagctgctgggccatggaaacccattccatgaagctctctgctgaagcactgttctggagctaatctgaaggccacatgaagtttgaaggtctgtagggattgactctgcagaaagttggccacctcttggcactatgctcctcagcatccatcagtttacgtgtcctaccacttggtggcagagttgctgtcgttcccacacacttccactttcttataatacagctgacagttgactgtggaatatttaggagccaggaaatgtcacgactggatttgttgcacaggtgacatcctatcacagttccacgctggaattcactgagctcctgagagcgacccattctttcacaaatgtttgtaaaagcagtctgcatgcctaggtgcttgattttatacacctgtggtcatggaagtgattggaacacctgattctgattatttggatgggtgagccaatacttttggcaatatagtgtatggaatcgctttagatatttttaggatttttaaaaaaatattttttctcattttaaaaaaatatttacaagaattttcttgccaaatttgggggattttttaaaaataaaacttttaagggaaagttttaaggaattttgggaattttcttcctgaaggttttgcaatttttcagaaatttggggaatttttttcagacaaagaaacaatatttttttgggtgcccataagtgaagacaacaggagggttaatgtctCCAGGTTCACATTAAAACTGTCCTCTGATGCATCTGTCCACAACAACATGTCTTTCTATCTTTCACCACAGTCTGTCCACATTCCAACTGTCCTCTGACGTCTTTTGGTTTTCCGGCTCTGATCTCAAACTCAGCTGGTTTCGTTTTAACCTGCAGCTTCTTCAGTAAACgttttttattaaatgaattaattctCTTTTGATAAACTTTGGTTAAAACCTCAGTCTGATGATCTGATGTAGCTTCTGATGGACGTAGAAACACatatttatactgcagtatttgtattttcagtgagTATTACAACAATTGCAACAACAAAGTCCAGAACACACAATGAAAGAGTCGTCTGTAAACACACCGTGAGTTCTGGTGACTGAAGCTTCCTGCAGCCAATCAGTGAACCAGGTGAGCTGATGTCACACAGGTGAGCAGGTGTCATAGCGGCCGGTGTCCAGTCTCCAGCAGCAGAGCCTCCAGCGTCAGCCGGCTGTGGGGGGGGATGAAGGGCTGGTGGAGCCAGCAGGACAGGTAGACGAGGCAGAGGTCAGGGGTCACGGTGTGGGCCACTTCCTGTAGGATGGTCCGTTTGAGCTGCAGCTCCTGGCTGTAGGCAGCCAACAGGAAGTGACACGACTCCTCTGAAAGGGCACGGAGAAGCAAAGTTTTACcctcatactgtgaatatttccaggtCCTTTAAGTCCATAGCGGTGGGTCCAGCttcatcactttttaatggacattTCCCATCATTTCTGCAATCATTCTGGACCagtttataatattttagacattttttcataattgtgTACaaattctgaacatttttatgccattttagactaattttaaGTCCTTTCTGAGTTTCtgattgtcattttagacattttggacattttttttatcttcctgGGCAAATTTcgagtaattctggacaagcTTCATATcactttggacatattttgagaaatgtggacatattttttcagttctgTGGTTGTGTGACTctttggttgtgttgtgtctctttgtggtcattttgtgtctctctgttgttgttttgtgtctttttgtggtcattttcgtCTGCATTCATTGTAGCTCCATTGAATCCTGGTATCTGAGCTCCACTGATCAGGGCTTTGGGCTGCTGTGATCAGTTCGGATCAGATTCAGTGCTGCTGCAGTCACCAGGTGTGTGTTGACATCAGCCAGGTGTGTGCTGACATCAGCCAGGTGTGTGTTGGCATCAGCCAGGTGTGTGCTGGCATCAGCCAGGTGTGTGTTGGCATCAGCCAGGTGTGTGCTGGCATCAGCCAGGTGTGTGTTGACATCAGCCAGGTGTGTGTTGGCATCAGCCAGGTGTGTGTTGGCATCAGCCAGGTGTGTGCTGGCATCAGCCAGGTGTGTGTTGGCATCAGCCAGGTGTGTGTTGGCATCAGCCAGGTGTGTGCTGACATCAGCCAGGTGTGTGTTGACATCAGCCAGGTGTGTGTTGGCATCAGCCAGGTGTGTGTTGGCATCAGCCAGGTGTGTGCTGGCATCAGCCAGGTGTGTGCTGACATCAGCCAGGTGTGTGCTGACATCAGCCAGGTGTGTGTTGACATCAGCCAGGTGTGTGTTGACATCAGCCAGGTGTGTGTTGACATCAGCCAGGTGTGTGTTGGCATCAGCCAGGTGTGCTGCAGGTGGACTCACCCAGCTGTTTGGAGCTCCAGCTGTGGAACAGAGGAATCTTCCTGCCTTCGGGTCCAAACTGAAACTCCTCCAGGTCCTGAATGCCTTGCTGTGACGTCACCAGACGCTCCATCTTCATTACCACGGCGACCTGACAGGAAGAAGACGACATCGTGACCacctgtctcctcacctgtctgcTCACCCGTCTCTTTGTCACATGAACGATGTCAAGCGAAGCGTCACCATTTTGTCGACGACCTCCTGCAGTTTGATGCATttgtcctgcagctctgcagctgcAGCCGCCTGCTGCGACgctgaggatgatgaagatgaagaagatgatgaagatgaagactcGTCCACCAGCAGTCGATCACTCTGTGAgctgaaggagaaaaaacacctgtttcagtgcaaacatttaataGTTCTACATCAGACAGATACGCAGTACACAGCAGAGTACAGTACTGTAGTACttcacagtaatcagattacttctacGGTGAACAGTAAAGTACTTCCTCCGATAAACGATCAAtaacaaacattttagaaacattATGTTGAAAATTCAgaaatcaaaaccacaaaatgaatcCAGTCTGCCTGCATAAACATGTGTactagtactgcagtactattACTTCAGCCACATGAAGATTCGTCTACTTATACTGCAGCAGCTGTAACAGGTGTAGTACTGTTATTTCAATCACTTATGATGTCTGCTTGTACTGCAGTGTCTGTAACAACTCTAGTAACTGTAGTATTTTTACTTCAGTCATATGCTCATGTGTGTACTTGTAAGCAGTAATTGTAGTGCTTTTACTTCAGTCACATGACAACTTGTGCACTTGTACTGCAGTAACTATAgaaaatgtagtatttttatttcagtcccATTATGTACTTGTACTGCAAAAACTATAGTAACTTTAGTACCTTTACTTCAGATAACTTTCGTACTTATACTTTAGTAAGTGTACCATTTTGATCTCACTAACATGAGGACTTGTGTACTTCAGTAACTAAAGTAACTATAGTCACTCTAGTACTTTTACCTCAGTCACAAAGCTCATGTGTTTCTACTGCAGTAACTGTAATAAATGTAATACTTTTACTTCAGTCACATTATGACTTGTCTACTGGTACTGCATCAGCTGCAGTAACTgtacttttactgcagtttcTGTAATAACTCTAATAACTGTAGTACTTTT is a window from the Amphiprion ocellaris isolate individual 3 ecotype Okinawa chromosome 20, ASM2253959v1, whole genome shotgun sequence genome containing:
- the znf839 gene encoding uncharacterized protein znf839, producing MADSDDDSGATRTITAAEPPVAADQPPAALSTQPGDSLPPQPAVQITQLAEKVPTAAADQSSQPRENTQRVSGAEGDQPGEGAPAGSGAQLADLLQSCPEEQSILVGTEFTDLANTTIIYVQSDGTLEGSALTAEEQQALLEQLTRQQVVQVSDTEAAQLLQQNQLLRTIPVHNAALDPNQLQQVINQVTKSQQQVQVPTQQIPKQQVQVQQVQQQQNLKPQKQVQVPEQNLKSSTQNNASQQLKSVAQQVAMQTGSSVQVVQKKPDPVRIQIQVPPKQEMKPVAQQKTVAVSHPQVKLPANGSVSNAQIIHLQPVVGQQGQQFFLQQNPGDPPIQLLLQSPAPVVGSLLPLVHKLTGQTTTASAASSLGQKPASSPIRVPITSTVKTSPTIIKTPPTIVKTVSIPLIKTPANSTATVAGKSPIKPPTVITTVPVQTTPAARPVTVTARPVAPPPARDREREKEKKLKKREKKAVKVQTRSGRVSRPPKYKAKDYKFIKTEDLADSHQSDSDDYSDMSVEEEEDGEGGKKDGPAPGSSASLTYSHKSRSHRCQTCDKAYIGPGGLNRHYKLNPTHGEPEPPDSTPPLPGQSEETTAGAARDKEQKEEEKKKEDKPAAMATNRVEVGPAPAAGLRGLHHRGPGRPRGRGRGRGRGRGRGRSLGPPPKVTMGIVSRRGRRGRPPKLGITTVTTEQQAERRRDRLQELVEQCEDEELMDVVFPRLTKVLSLWEMLQAKVERGGPVRTRFPDIYREFESLQTQVRQAAQEYISSPLGGASPLEVRNIEVARCLGILDEVNRMKVLPGASLSSSLTNKNVRYMENSKMLPPSKRFKMENSIPVHHNGIETPTTGGTVNAIPSTTPVTSVTPVTPVTPVTTVTPANSSLNSCSVSVSPLVVPGESKLPPTSADSASSSSGSTPVTLNSAHVPAAATLMEDSPGEEEGLLPLQQDQVLSSNDIAAQVSELEKALGSSPERSADTKTLESGPVQTSGFGSVQTLPPSQPRQQDSSQPEFGSTDPCESKELQEGQEIYIQTEGLTVQLAEPGSDGIVIVNGPDGTTMHIQTPEGVPLEAVQALLGIEASDGAKAPQ
- the cinp gene encoding cyclin-dependent kinase 2-interacting protein encodes the protein MEGESGDITVTSNRKCSAVTGSGRKTKDNAADWHNLMLRWERLNDDGFKAATNIVNMRRSQSDRLLVDESSSSSSSSSSSSSASQQAAAAAELQDKCIKLQEVVDKMVAVVMKMERLVTSQQGIQDLEEFQFGPEGRKIPLFHSWSSKQLEESCHFLLAAYSQELQLKRTILQEVAHTVTPDLCLVYLSCWLHQPFIPPHSRLTLEALLLETGHRPL